In Methanobacteriaceae archaeon, the following are encoded in one genomic region:
- a CDS encoding thermonuclease family protein — translation MNMRYLLIITCIMILAVSGCTHSDLNQSINSSYSDNSTSKPTQTPTVADNPTNLTNPQPGTLTGQNVEVSGKCYKVVDGDTIDVEGVGRIRFVGVNTPERGESGYQTAKDYVTSMCLGKTVGLDIDDKKNKDKYSRTLAVVYVDGVNLNQELLKKGYAEVMYIPPSEFSPYSWL, via the coding sequence ATGAACATGCGCTATTTACTGATTATAACCTGCATTATGATTCTAGCGGTTTCGGGATGTACTCATAGTGACTTAAATCAATCTATTAACTCATCATACTCTGATAACAGTACTTCTAAACCCACCCAGACTCCTACAGTCGCTGATAACCCCACTAACCTCACTAACCCCCAACCTGGTACTTTGACTGGTCAAAATGTGGAGGTGAGTGGTAAGTGTTACAAGGTAGTGGATGGAGACACCATAGATGTGGAAGGAGTGGGTAGAATACGTTTTGTGGGGGTTAACACCCCTGAGAGGGGAGAATCCGGATACCAGACAGCCAAGGACTATGTGACCAGCATGTGCCTGGGTAAAACCGTTGGCTTGGATATTGATGATAAAAAGAATAAGGATAAATATAGTCGCACCCTGGCTGTGGTCTATGTGGATGGAGTTAACCTAAATCAGGAGCTTTTAAAAAAGGGTTATGCTGAGGTGATGTATATTCCACCTTCGGAGTTTAGCCCTTATAGCTGGTTGTGA
- the galE gene encoding UDP-glucose 4-epimerase GalE yields MILVTGGAGYIGSHANKELNRAGYDTVVLDNMSYGHQDFLKWGVLEEVDLADLVSLRKVFRKYTIDAVMHFAAFTYVGESVEDPEKYYLNNLKNTLNLLQVMNEFKVRKLVFSSTCATYGNPQEIPITENHPQNPISPYGKGKFMVEQVLADYNVAYDFRYVSLRYFNAAGADPEGDVGERHHPETHLIPLILDAAAGKREDIKIFGTDYPTDDGTCIRDYIHVTDLADAHIKALKYLEEGGQSEVFNLGNGNGFSVREVIEEAKKVTGKKIKATETERRPGDPPILVGSSEKARRILKWQPKYDDLNKIITTAWEWHKKDNSMLN; encoded by the coding sequence ATGATACTAGTAACTGGAGGGGCAGGATACATAGGCTCCCACGCCAATAAAGAGCTCAACCGTGCTGGATACGATACGGTAGTCCTGGATAATATGAGCTACGGGCACCAGGATTTTCTTAAGTGGGGAGTCCTGGAAGAAGTTGATCTTGCTGATTTAGTTTCACTCAGAAAGGTTTTCCGGAAATATACCATCGATGCAGTGATGCACTTTGCAGCATTCACCTATGTAGGTGAATCAGTGGAAGATCCGGAAAAATACTACCTCAATAACCTGAAAAACACCCTTAATCTTCTCCAGGTGATGAATGAATTCAAGGTACGGAAGTTAGTTTTTTCATCAACCTGTGCTACCTATGGAAACCCTCAGGAAATCCCCATCACTGAAAACCATCCCCAAAATCCCATAAGTCCATATGGTAAGGGTAAATTTATGGTGGAACAGGTCCTAGCAGATTACAATGTGGCATATGATTTCCGATACGTTTCATTGCGTTATTTTAACGCAGCAGGAGCTGATCCTGAAGGTGATGTTGGAGAAAGGCACCATCCAGAAACTCATCTCATACCACTCATCTTAGATGCTGCAGCAGGGAAAAGAGAGGATATAAAAATATTCGGAACAGATTATCCCACAGATGATGGAACATGCATCAGGGATTACATACACGTCACTGATCTGGCAGATGCCCATATAAAAGCCTTAAAATATCTGGAAGAAGGTGGTCAGAGTGAAGTTTTCAATCTGGGAAATGGAAACGGATTTTCAGTGAGGGAGGTAATAGAAGAGGCTAAAAAAGTTACAGGAAAAAAGATCAAAGCTACCGAAACAGAAAGAAGGCCTGGTGATCCTCCCATTCTGGTTGGAAGTTCCGAAAAGGCCCGCAGAATCCTGAAATGGCAACCTAAATATGATGATCTGAATAAAATCATCACCACAGCTTGGGAATGGCATAAAAAAGATAATTCAATGTTAAATTAA
- the galU gene encoding UTP--glucose-1-phosphate uridylyltransferase GalU gives MKAVIPAAGLGTRFLPATKAQPKEMLPVYNKPTIQYVVEEAVASGIDDILIITGKGKRSIEDHFDRSFELEYSLRNCGKMDYLVEVEAISEMADIYYVRQKQQKGLGDAILCAKKHIDGQSFAVLLGDTISQSKTPCTKQLLNIHEKYKSSAIAIERVPRDKIERYGIIKGQQVEDSVYKIEDMVEKPRPDEAPSDLAITGRYVLESEIFDHIEDVPPGVGGEIQLTDAMRRLDNVYGHVFDGRIYDIGNNVEWLKSSLEIALQDPEVNGELREYLKKVLE, from the coding sequence ATGAAAGCTGTTATACCTGCCGCAGGGCTGGGAACTCGGTTCTTACCAGCTACCAAAGCCCAACCAAAAGAAATGCTACCTGTTTACAATAAACCAACTATACAATACGTGGTGGAGGAAGCAGTTGCCTCAGGAATCGATGATATACTGATTATAACTGGTAAGGGAAAAAGATCCATTGAAGACCACTTCGATCGTTCCTTTGAACTGGAGTACTCTCTGCGTAACTGTGGTAAGATGGATTACCTGGTGGAAGTGGAGGCCATATCAGAGATGGCAGATATCTACTACGTCCGGCAGAAGCAGCAGAAGGGATTGGGAGATGCCATCCTTTGTGCGAAAAAGCATATTGATGGTCAGTCCTTTGCCGTTCTCCTGGGAGATACAATTAGTCAGTCGAAAACTCCCTGTACTAAACAGCTTCTTAATATTCATGAAAAATACAAATCTTCTGCTATTGCCATTGAAAGAGTCCCCCGGGATAAAATTGAACGTTACGGAATTATTAAGGGACAGCAGGTTGAAGATTCTGTTTATAAAATTGAGGACATGGTTGAGAAACCACGGCCAGATGAAGCACCATCTGATTTAGCTATAACCGGACGTTATGTGCTTGAATCAGAAATATTCGACCATATTGAGGATGTTCCGCCTGGTGTGGGTGGGGAGATACAGTTAACTGATGCCATGCGACGATTGGATAACGTTTACGGCCATGTTTTCGATGGACGAATTTATGATATTGGGAACAATGTGGAATGGCTTAAAAGTTCTCTGGAGATTGCCCTGCAGGATCCTGAAGTAAATGGAGAGTTGAGAGAGTATTTAAAGAAGGTTTTAGAATAA
- the rfbD gene encoding dTDP-4-dehydrorhamnose reductase → MDRVLVTGGSGLLGSRFQDLACENYQIISIHHHNPLKDTISLDITKEKEVLDKLTYLNPDVVIHSAALTQVDYCEENHALAWKVNVKGTCNLVNICEKLGARLIYVSTDFVFDGSKGMYSEDDKPNPLNYYAYTKLKGEEIVKKSELEFAIARVSVLYGWHNRTGFVNWVINELQKNHTIKVVDDHYNSPTLANNAALAILRIIEKNKTGIYHTAGSERISRFQLALNIARVFELDETLIKPVSSSELKQKAKRPRDSSLSVNKVRRDLKIRMLDTKKGLKIMKEERL, encoded by the coding sequence ATGGATCGTGTTTTGGTAACTGGAGGAAGTGGATTGTTAGGCTCCAGATTCCAGGACCTTGCCTGTGAAAACTACCAAATCATTAGCATCCATCATCATAACCCTCTGAAAGACACCATCTCACTGGACATTACAAAGGAGAAAGAGGTTCTGGATAAGTTAACTTATCTGAATCCAGATGTGGTTATACACTCCGCTGCACTTACCCAAGTGGACTACTGTGAAGAAAATCATGCACTAGCATGGAAGGTGAATGTAAAGGGAACTTGTAACCTGGTTAATATTTGTGAAAAATTAGGAGCCCGGTTGATATATGTTTCCACCGATTTTGTCTTTGATGGCAGCAAGGGAATGTACAGTGAGGATGATAAGCCCAATCCCCTCAATTACTATGCCTATACAAAACTTAAAGGCGAAGAGATAGTAAAAAAATCTGAACTTGAATTTGCAATTGCCCGGGTAAGTGTACTATACGGATGGCATAACCGGACGGGTTTCGTTAACTGGGTTATAAATGAGTTACAAAAAAATCATACAATAAAGGTGGTGGATGATCATTACAATTCCCCCACACTGGCGAATAATGCTGCACTGGCCATTTTAAGGATAATTGAGAAGAATAAAACAGGAATATATCATACTGCAGGCAGTGAGAGGATCAGCCGCTTTCAACTGGCACTGAATATTGCAAGGGTGTTTGAACTGGATGAAACTCTCATTAAACCTGTAAGTAGTTCAGAGTTAAAACAAAAAGCAAAAAGGCCCCGTGATTCATCATTATCTGTTAATAAAGTCCGAAGAGATCTTAAAATTCGGATGCTGGATACTAAAAAAGGATTAAAAATCATGAAAGAGGAAAGATTATGA
- a CDS encoding dTDP-4-dehydrorhamnose 3,5-epimerase family protein produces the protein MIEGVKVKKLKVIPDERGWLMEILRNDDDIYEKFGQVYLTTAYPGVVKAWHLHKKQTDNFTCVHGLMKVALYDSREDSPTYGEINEFFIGDRNPMLISVPPYVYHGFKAVGDETAYFVSVPTLPFNYDDPDEYRLDPDTDEIPYDWILDKSKKHG, from the coding sequence ATGATTGAAGGCGTAAAAGTAAAGAAGCTTAAGGTCATTCCAGATGAGAGGGGCTGGCTAATGGAAATATTAAGAAATGATGATGATATTTATGAAAAATTCGGACAGGTATATCTGACCACAGCTTATCCTGGAGTGGTGAAGGCCTGGCATCTGCATAAAAAGCAGACTGATAACTTCACCTGTGTCCATGGTCTGATGAAGGTTGCATTATATGATAGCAGGGAGGATTCCCCTACCTATGGTGAGATAAACGAATTTTTCATTGGAGACAGAAACCCAATGCTCATAAGCGTCCCACCATACGTCTATCATGGTTTTAAAGCGGTGGGTGATGAAACAGCCTATTTTGTCAGCGTCCCCACCTTACCATTTAACTACGATGACCCTGATGAATACAGACTTGACCCCGACACTGATGAAATACCCTACGACTGGATATTGGATAAGAGTAAAAAACATGGTTAA
- the rfbB gene encoding dTDP-glucose 4,6-dehydratase — protein sequence MKIMITGGAGFIGSNFVHHMSENEDYEIIVLDKLTYAGDLENLKEIRDKIEFVKGDIADEETVSSSMKDCDMVVNFAAETHVDRSIKDPGVFVKTDVIGTYNLLESVRKYDVERYLQISTDEVYGSIENGSFTEESNVDPSSPYSASKAGGDLLVSAYWKTYGTPVIITRSSNNFGPRQYPEKLIPLFIMNAMQDKPLPVYGDGKNVRDWIYVMDNCKGIEVALMKGKLGEVYNIGGGNERNNLEITHLILELLGKPESLITFVEDRLGHDRRYSLDSSKIMKLGWMPETPFEDAMRETVEWYKKNFSRFE from the coding sequence ATGAAAATAATGATTACAGGTGGTGCGGGATTCATTGGATCCAACTTCGTACACCACATGAGTGAGAATGAGGATTATGAAATAATTGTCCTGGACAAATTAACTTATGCCGGGGATTTGGAAAACCTCAAGGAAATCCGTGACAAAATAGAATTCGTAAAAGGGGACATTGCAGACGAAGAAACAGTTTCCAGTTCTATGAAAGACTGCGATATGGTAGTAAACTTTGCTGCTGAAACCCATGTGGACCGTTCAATAAAAGACCCGGGTGTATTTGTAAAAACAGATGTTATAGGCACCTATAATCTTTTAGAAAGCGTGCGCAAGTACGATGTGGAGCGTTACTTGCAGATATCCACTGATGAAGTTTACGGTAGTATTGAAAATGGTTCATTTACTGAGGAAAGCAACGTGGATCCTTCCAGCCCCTATTCTGCCAGTAAAGCTGGGGGTGATTTGCTGGTAAGTGCCTACTGGAAGACCTATGGCACCCCGGTCATCATCACTAGGAGCAGTAACAACTTCGGGCCCCGGCAATACCCGGAAAAATTAATTCCCCTGTTTATTATGAACGCCATGCAGGATAAGCCGTTACCAGTTTATGGTGATGGTAAAAATGTTAGAGACTGGATATATGTCATGGATAACTGTAAGGGAATAGAAGTAGCCCTGATGAAAGGTAAGCTGGGAGAAGTCTATAATATTGGTGGAGGAAACGAGAGAAATAATCTGGAGATAACCCACCTTATACTGGAACTCTTGGGAAAACCAGAGAGCCTGATAACCTTTGTTGAAGACCGTTTAGGTCATGATCGGCGTTATTCCCTGGATTCTTCCAAGATCATGAAACTGGGCTGGATGCCTGAAACTCCTTTTGAGGATGCCATGCGGGAAACTGTGGAATGGTATAAAAAAAACTTCTCCAGGTTTGAATAA
- a CDS encoding YggU family protein — protein sequence MNRVQSTAKGITVNIEVSPNSSKFQITGYNQWRQTLEVKIKAPPSKGKANKEIMKEFSKLTGYETEIVSGHKSRRKTLRINGITEQSFVNILKKLKIDL from the coding sequence ATGAATAGAGTTCAATCTACTGCCAAAGGAATAACCGTTAACATAGAAGTATCACCAAACTCGAGTAAATTTCAGATCACCGGTTACAATCAATGGAGGCAAACTCTTGAAGTTAAAATCAAAGCACCTCCAAGCAAAGGGAAAGCCAATAAGGAAATAATGAAAGAATTCTCAAAACTTACTGGGTATGAAACCGAAATAGTATCTGGACATAAAAGTCGGCGAAAAACTCTTAGAATTAATGGAATAACAGAGCAAAGTTTTGTAAATATTTTAAAAAAATTGAAAATAGATTTATGA
- a CDS encoding DUF371 domain-containing protein: MKYTFKAHGHHNITSKHHSTFEVTRDKDIGLAADCIVGVSSKVSLNDLPQQMKRAIQHEKSQVQVILETENASDMIIGYGHPGLTLDHPTDMVCRKSDYICSRTLMIRADKAAVDLNPDLVEDLRSGKTLKVTINVQNPEINLK; encoded by the coding sequence ATGAAATATACCTTCAAGGCCCATGGACATCACAATATTACCAGCAAACATCACAGCACATTCGAAGTAACTCGAGATAAGGATATTGGACTGGCAGCTGATTGTATAGTAGGAGTATCATCTAAAGTGTCCTTGAATGATTTGCCCCAGCAAATGAAGAGGGCAATTCAGCATGAGAAAAGCCAAGTCCAAGTAATTTTGGAAACAGAAAACGCTTCTGACATGATTATCGGGTATGGTCATCCTGGACTGACTCTGGATCATCCCACCGACATGGTGTGCCGCAAGAGCGATTACATTTGCAGCCGAACCCTCATGATACGTGCAGATAAGGCAGCTGTTGATTTAAACCCAGATCTGGTAGAGGATCTTAGATCAGGGAAAACATTAAAGGTTACCATAAACGTTCAAAACCCTGAAATAAATTTAAAATAG
- a CDS encoding GIY-YIG nuclease family protein — translation MTHKTIRKGTYCIFIQLKKGQVIQIGKLGKINFHKGYYVYVGSAMNSLDGRIQRHLGNSKKLHWHIDYLLENPQSEIMGVYLSDDGVKHECEIATQIALQGVEIPNFGSSDCKCKSHLIYFASAFEADFSCRSAFEKLGLQLGKFRA, via the coding sequence ATGACTCACAAAACAATTCGGAAGGGCACATACTGTATTTTCATTCAATTAAAAAAGGGTCAGGTTATTCAGATTGGGAAACTAGGTAAAATAAATTTTCATAAAGGTTATTATGTTTATGTGGGTTCTGCTATGAACTCCTTGGATGGCAGGATACAGAGACATTTAGGAAATAGTAAAAAACTCCACTGGCATATTGACTACCTCTTGGAAAACCCTCAGTCAGAGATAATGGGAGTATACTTGTCAGATGATGGTGTAAAACATGAATGTGAAATTGCCACCCAAATTGCCCTTCAAGGGGTAGAAATTCCCAATTTTGGCTCTTCGGATTGTAAATGCAAATCCCATCTAATTTACTTTGCCTCAGCTTTTGAAGCTGATTTTTCATGTAGAAGTGCATTTGAAAAGTTAGGATTACAATTAGGTAAATTTAGGGCTTAA
- the cfbC gene encoding Ni-sirohydrochlorin a,c-diamide reductive cyclase ATP-dependent reductase subunit — protein MSKNKNIAIYGKGGIGKSTIVSNLAAAYSENKKVLVIGCDPKADTTRTLVGMRIPTILDILKEKRDANQEDVLFKGFGGVSCVESGGPEPGVGCAGRGVIVAMKLLENLEVFSDEGEVIIYDVLGDVVCGGFAVPLREDYADEVYIVTSGEYMALYAANNISKGIKKLKSNLGGIICNCRGINKEVEIVEEFARRIGSQVIGIIPRSELVQKSEIDAKTVVEKYPDSAQAQKYRELSKTIYDNQKFVVPEPMDVDEFEEFFRDFQ, from the coding sequence ATGAGTAAAAACAAAAACATTGCCATTTACGGGAAGGGAGGTATTGGCAAATCCACCATTGTCTCCAACCTGGCCGCAGCTTACTCAGAAAATAAAAAAGTGCTGGTTATAGGCTGCGACCCTAAAGCAGACACCACAAGAACTCTGGTGGGAATGAGAATACCCACCATACTGGACATCCTAAAAGAAAAAAGGGATGCCAACCAGGAGGATGTTCTCTTTAAAGGATTTGGTGGTGTGAGCTGTGTGGAAAGTGGAGGGCCCGAACCTGGAGTTGGCTGCGCAGGAAGAGGAGTGATTGTAGCCATGAAACTCCTGGAAAACTTGGAAGTCTTTTCTGATGAAGGAGAAGTTATCATCTACGATGTGCTAGGAGACGTTGTTTGCGGAGGATTCGCAGTCCCTTTGAGGGAAGACTATGCTGATGAGGTATACATTGTGACTTCTGGAGAGTACATGGCATTATATGCTGCTAATAACATCTCCAAAGGTATTAAAAAGCTTAAAAGCAATCTGGGAGGGATAATATGCAACTGCAGAGGAATTAACAAAGAAGTGGAGATTGTGGAAGAATTCGCCCGTAGAATCGGAAGTCAAGTTATTGGAATTATCCCGCGGAGTGAACTGGTTCAGAAAAGTGAGATTGATGCTAAAACAGTAGTGGAGAAGTACCCAGACTCAGCACAGGCCCAAAAATACCGTGAACTTTCCAAAACAATCTATGATAACCAGAAGTTTGTGGTACCCGAGCCCATGGATGTAGATGAATTTGAAGAATTTTTCAGGGATTTCCAGTGA
- a CDS encoding CBS domain-containing protein, protein MKIEDAMEKEVITFKVDDRIIDVAGRLRENKISGAPVVNNEGHLVGIISEGDIMRLIEVHSPHMNLILPAPLDLIELPLRMKYEMDEITEDMNKAASILIGEIMTKKVVTISPDADISDAAKLMDTHDVKRLPVVDSQGKMVGIITRGDIIGAMVRG, encoded by the coding sequence ATGAAAATTGAGGATGCCATGGAAAAAGAGGTAATCACATTCAAGGTGGATGATCGCATCATTGATGTGGCTGGAAGACTGCGTGAAAACAAGATCAGTGGCGCACCAGTAGTAAATAATGAAGGCCATCTGGTAGGAATCATCAGTGAAGGCGATATCATGCGACTCATAGAAGTTCACTCCCCCCATATGAACCTGATCCTACCTGCACCTCTGGATCTAATTGAACTACCCTTGCGCATGAAATATGAAATGGACGAAATAACCGAAGACATGAACAAAGCTGCCAGCATCCTTATTGGAGAAATAATGACTAAAAAGGTAGTCACCATCAGCCCGGATGCAGATATCTCGGATGCAGCCAAATTAATGGACACTCATGATGTTAAAAGGTTACCTGTAGTGGATTCCCAAGGAAAAATGGTGGGAATCATCACCAGAGGAGACATTATTGGAGCCATGGTGAGGGGATGA
- a CDS encoding U32 family peptidase produces the protein MVELLSPARDFTALESALQNGADAVYVGVQGYNMRAHSANFTLTNLKQAANRCHEHGSRLYVCTNTVMRNRDIEHLETILPEIKSSGADAIIASDLGVLKIAHDEGIDVHISVQANISNSESLKLLADLGAKRVILSRELSLEEIKEIISDSPLEVEVFVHGAMCLAISGRCFLSSYLYHKNANCGECLQPCRKEWKLVCEEKSEDMLTLKGDSILKGYDDGFKGHILSPKDLCMIEHIPELIEAGIASFKIEGRARPADYVATVTKVYRKAIDSYHRGSWEFQDHWMDELRKVYHRGFDTGFYFQTPQKTSCYNQATHSKQDIGEVVNYYSKVKAAEIRLWNPLQVGDNIIVQGPTTGSVIGEVESMQIRGENVQKGEKGENVGILFDQKVRPGDLVYRRYKRN, from the coding sequence ATGGTTGAATTACTATCTCCTGCACGGGACTTCACTGCCCTGGAATCAGCACTGCAAAATGGAGCAGATGCTGTGTATGTTGGTGTGCAGGGCTATAATATGCGCGCCCACAGTGCCAATTTCACATTAACCAACCTTAAACAGGCTGCAAATCGTTGCCATGAACATGGTTCTCGTCTTTATGTCTGTACCAACACAGTAATGAGAAACAGAGATATTGAACACCTTGAAACAATTTTACCTGAAATAAAAAGTTCAGGAGCAGATGCCATAATTGCATCTGACCTGGGAGTTCTTAAAATAGCCCATGATGAAGGTATTGATGTTCATATCAGTGTTCAGGCCAACATATCCAATTCAGAATCTCTGAAACTTCTGGCGGACTTAGGTGCTAAAAGGGTGATCCTATCGCGGGAGTTATCCCTGGAGGAGATTAAAGAAATAATCAGTGATAGTCCCCTGGAAGTGGAGGTCTTTGTGCATGGAGCCATGTGTCTGGCCATCTCCGGGAGATGTTTTTTAAGTTCTTACCTTTACCATAAGAATGCTAACTGTGGTGAATGCCTACAACCCTGTAGAAAAGAGTGGAAACTGGTTTGTGAGGAAAAATCTGAAGATATGTTAACTCTAAAAGGGGATAGTATTCTAAAAGGATATGATGATGGATTTAAAGGTCATATCTTAAGTCCTAAAGATCTGTGTATGATTGAACACATCCCCGAACTTATTGAAGCGGGAATTGCCTCTTTTAAGATTGAAGGAAGGGCTAGACCTGCAGATTATGTTGCCACCGTTACTAAAGTTTACAGAAAGGCCATTGATTCTTACCATCGTGGTTCATGGGAATTTCAGGACCACTGGATGGATGAACTCCGTAAGGTTTATCATCGTGGTTTTGACACTGGATTCTATTTCCAAACACCCCAAAAGACCAGTTGCTATAACCAGGCTACCCACAGCAAACAGGATATTGGTGAAGTGGTAAATTATTATTCTAAAGTGAAGGCTGCTGAGATACGCTTGTGGAACCCATTGCAAGTTGGGGATAATATTATAGTGCAGGGTCCTACCACTGGTTCTGTGATTGGAGAGGTTGAATCTATGCAAATCAGGGGTGAAAATGTTCAAAAAGGAGAGAAAGGGGAAAATGTGGGGATTCTATTTGATCAAAAAGTTAGGCCTGGAGATCTGGTCTATCGGCGTTATAAACGAAATTAA